One Candidatus Delongbacteria bacterium genomic window, CCATCACGAGATTTTGAAGTTTCAACAAATTCACCATATCCCATTTTCTTTAACAAAATTAGAACAACTTTTTCGAACGCATATGGATCAAAAGTTTTTAGTTTTGTTAGCAATTCAATTTTAACGTTCCTCTCAATTTGTTCAATACCAGTATCTATCAAATCTTGTGGACTTGAGTTTAGTGAATTTTGAACTACTTTCTTTTCTTCATCTGAATTATAGAAACTAACAACATCTGATTCCATTTTTTCGATTGAAATATCCTCATTTTTATAAGCTCTGCCCTTTTCAGTGATTTGAACATATCCTCTTTGTGGATAATGTACCAAACCACCTTTTTTTAAGTATGATTTACCCCAATTTATTCTATTTTCAATCAATAAATCACCACTTTTTGTTGTTTTATCAAGAAGCTCCTGAGGAAGTTTTGAATAATACTTTTCGATAACTAATTCTATCAATTTTCTACCAGAAATTATATCATTAGCCTTCAATATATCGATTATAGGCAGAAAAGTTTCATTAAATTTTGGTAATTCCATTTATTCTCCTTATACCAAATACTAACTAGACTAACTTTTTATTTTACTTGCAAAATGGTTAGAGCTATTTTTAGCATTTATCTCAGTTTTTCTAATGTTTTCATTTTTAGATTAAATTTATATTTTGCAATCAGGGTGGAAGTAATTAAATTTAGAGATATACTTTCTCTCTCTTTCTTATTATCAATCAATTTTATTTTTTCTTCTAAATTCTCATAAGTAATTTTCTTTAACAAAATTTCATCTCTATCAAGATCAAAATATACCCATAGAAGATAAGCAAAATTATTTTTATTTTTTCTGATTTTTTTCAGGTTGATAGTAGTAGTTCCCTCAACAGATCCTGTTGCTTTAATTTCCACAGCTTTACCATCCACCTTTGCATCAAAATCTCTATTATCCCAATTTGAATAATCTAATAGCAACTTAGACAGCCCTTCTGAAAATACTGATGGAAGTTGAGGGTTTAACCCAAATTCAAACTCTCTATGTAGTTTAACAAGTTCTTTAAATTTTCTATAGTAAACTACATATTTTTTATATTTCTCTTCTTCCACAGTTTCTCCGTTTTTAAATATAGTATTGTTAAAGCTGAATGAGCATATTAATATATGGCTTTTTTTTAAGAATTCTCATAGATAATAATAATCTCAAAATCTTGAACATGCGATTCTGTAAGAAAGAAGCCCTCTAGAATATTGTTATCGGGAATACAATACCCCTTACTCTTAAAAAATGTAGCATGTGAACTTGGGATTTCTATTCCGCTGGAACCATCATGACCAGAACCATCAATATTTACTGAGTATATTTGCTTTCCTTTTCCTTTGGACTTAGCATAGACATGACAATGCTTGCTTGTCATAGTATTAGTGTCTGCAGAATCTTCTCTGTAAGAGTTTTTTGTTCCGGGAATAATTTTATACGTTTGATGCTCGAATAGATTAACCAGTCGCTTCATCTTAGCTATTTCAGCTAGATAATTTTTAAATGTTTTCATTTAGACATTCCTTTGCCTCTCAATTTATTTCTTTTCGTAAGTTTATCTTATTGATTCATTTAACAGATTGTTAGCTTATTTCTTAAATAGATTTATAAAAGAATTCATTCCTTCATTGTTCGACTCGATAGCCCCTGCTAAACGTATTAAATCATCTTTATTTACATTGTTTTCATTGATAACTCCAACTACATTTGATGATTGAAGTACAATTAATTCAGGAAAGTAAATTTCAGCAATACCTTCCCAATCTGAATGTTGATCGGGGAATTTTTTTTCCACAAATAGCAGCTTAAATTCATACTTGTCTCGAGAATATACACAACTATATGCTCTATATGCGAAATTGTAATTATAAATTATATTCTGAAACAATTGAGGATTCTCATTTTGCCATGTTATCCTTTTTGAATATGTCTCATCTATGATTTCATCAACAATGCTATTATACATCATTACTCTTCCTCCAATGTAGCGACTGTCGCTTTTAATATTTTAAAAAATGTTTTAATATTTTTTACATTTGGTTGGCTGTCAGCAATTTCTTTTCTAATTGCTAATATTTGTGCTTTTTCAAATTTGTGTTTTTTTGTTTTCTCACTTAAGTTTATCTCAATTGATGCAAGTATATTCTCAATATTTCTTTTCTCATTTGGCCCTAATGGAATATTTTCATGATATCGCATGATTTGTTCAATATTTGAAATAATGGCTTTATTCATAGCCTTTTGTCGTAATATAGATTTTACTTGTTTTATTCTTTTGTAAGCAAAAATAGTTACTATTAATCCAATCAATGATGCAATAGTTCCAATTAAGCCTACCCATTCACTACCACTCATCCATTTTCTCCTTTTAAACCAGTAGTTCTTTATAACACATTTAAAAGTACTTCAAAGGAAAGTAAAACCTTTTACATACTATCTATTCCATACTCACTTATACTTCTATATTGTTCTATCTTATTCAATCTTCCATCATTCAACTTATTTTATTCGCAACAATATGTAGCTCAATCTACCCATCTAAACCATCAGAATTTCTTACTTTTTACAGGCTAGAATTTCTAATTCAACTTTACTTTTCATTACCAATGAACAAAACTCAGTCTTTTCATCTTTCTTTCAGCCCACACCAACAATTCCCAATAACCTCAATGAACGTATTCCTAAGCATACTCTATTTTTAACTCAATCAATTTGATTTATTAAAATATAAACTACTTTTTCCAAAATAAAAACAACTGTAGTTGTAAAACTAATAAAAAACTTATTTTTTTTAACCTCCGATAGATTCTCTTTGCAATAGGTTTAAACTCAATCATATTTTTCCGTTATAAATAATTAAAACCAAGTAATTACTATTTTAAATTAAAATATTAGCATCATCTCTTCCTAAAAACATATGAATAACACATATTCTTATATTTAGGGCCTTTCATCGTTTTTAATACTTTGTCTAAATCAATTTCATTTTTTCTACTGAAAGTAAAATACTCTTCTAAATTGTTCTCCTCAATTTCCATTTCATCATTTATAACACCAATAAGATCATATTCTCCCGATGTAAAAGCTAAAGTTGCATCTCCATGACTATCATTTGCAAGTAATATTCCATTTCTTCTTAAGTATTTAGTGCAATACTTTGATATAAATCCTGAAAATTGTGAAATGATCAAATCGAAATATTCATAGTCTTCTTCTATATCGTTTTCAAAACTCTCCTCGTAGAACCTGAAAATTGGTTCTTCTGAGTATTCTTTTTTATCTTTAACAAACTCTCTTGTTTCATTCTCAGAGAAATACTTCTTGCACCTCTTATCAAGATCAAGATATACTACTTCAGGAAAATAGAATGATGGAGTAACATGTGTAAAACTTCCTGGGTAAAGTGCTTTATCACACTCATATTTAACTCTTACATTCTTAAATAATGTCGTTCGCTCAATCCCTTGGTCAATGAAAAATTTTTTGTATAACATTGGTATCTTCTGCAATTTCTAAACTCCTCTCTGTTTTCCTTTTTTGGTGTTGATCAAATATATTACTATATAATCTAAATACAATATATTTGAATTAAAATAGATTACATTGATTTGATATTGATATCACTTTTAAAAAAATTCTTGATCGTATTTTCAGAATAAATTTGAACTACACATCATTAGTTTAGCGACTTAAAAGAATTTGCATACTATAAAAATCATGTTATAACAATAATTTAAACATTATTTACTTTTCATTTTGATTACTGTGAGAAATTATTTTAACCAAATATTTAAAATGAATGTAAAATATAACAATATTTTCATATAGAACAAAGTTAAAAAAAGTATAACTAAATATT contains:
- a CDS encoding restriction endonuclease, producing the protein MELPKFNETFLPIIDILKANDIISGRKLIELVIEKYYSKLPQELLDKTTKSGDLLIENRINWGKSYLKKGGLVHYPQRGYVQITEKGRAYKNEDISIEKMESDVVSFYNSDEEKKVVQNSLNSSPQDLIDTGIEQIERNVKIELLTKLKTFDPYAFEKVVLILLKKMGYGEFVETSKSRDGGIDGVINEDQLGLEKIYIQAKRFTDNKVRETDIRNFIGAMSGDTTKGIFVTTTDFDDNAKRKAKEAHHKIILIDGIKLVELMYKFGVGVQLRDTYEIKAIDNDFFEIEDI